In a single window of the Oncorhynchus tshawytscha isolate Ot180627B unplaced genomic scaffold, Otsh_v2.0 Un_contig_11018_pilon_pilon, whole genome shotgun sequence genome:
- the LOC121838682 gene encoding zinc finger and SCAN domain-containing protein 2-like, producing the protein MTHSGKKPHQCSVCGKCFLRYQDLKRHQVIHKGEGASTEKPHQCSVCEESFLKLDDLNIHVMIHTGEKTKHICQPCGKTFSLLQDLKTHQRTHTGEKPYHCSKCPESFGNLLEYREHKQTHNNKKPYLCDQCGQTFTHFYTLKTHRSIHTGENLLHCSYCGRGFTQKTSLATHILIHTKEKPHQCSVCGQRFARSESLKKHKRIHMAEVRHHMCECGKSFPDMKRLEVHARMHYKSLEKKYCCSYCGRMFLRDGDLKSHQRTHTGEKPFVCAICGKSFAQSGNLRVHQIKHTKERPYPCTVCDKGFTTSGSLKVHMRRFHTGEKPYVCSLCGKGFIVPKALKTHQQKHMKETTV; encoded by the exons ATGACGCACAGTGGAAAGAAACCCCACCAGTGCTCCGTCTGTGGGAAGTGTTTCCTGCGATACCAGGACCTGAAGAGACACCAGGTGATCCACAAAG GAGAGGGCGCCAGCACAGAAAAACCCCACCAGTGCTCTGTCTGCGAGGAGAGTTTCTTGAAGCTCGACGACTTGAACATTCATGTGAtgatccacacaggagagaagacCAAGcacatctgccaaccatgtggGAAGACCTTCAGTCTGCTGCAGGACCTAAAGACTCACCAGCGCACccatacaggagagaaaccgtacCACTGCTCCAAGTGCCCAGAGAGCTTTGGCAACCTGTTGGAGTACAGGGAGCACAAGCAGACACACAATAACAAGAAACCGTACCTTTGTGACCAATGCGGCCAGACGTTCACCCACTTCTACACCCTCAAGACCCACCGGTCAATCCACACAGGGGAGAACCTCCTCCACTGCTCCTACTGTGGGAGGGGCTTCACTCAGAAAACATCCTTGGCGACCCACATACTGATCCACACCAAGGAAAAACCGCACCAGTGCTCTGTGTGTGGCCAACGTTTTGCCAGAAGCGAAAGCCTGAAGAAACACAAGAGGATACACATGGCAGAGGTCCGCCATCACATGTGCGAGTGCGGGAAGAGTTTCCCGGACATGAAAAGGTTGGAGGTGCACGCGAGAATGCACTACAAGAGCCTGGAAAAGAAGTACTGCTGCTCATACTGCGGGAGAATGTTCCTACGGGACGGGGATCTAAAGagtcaccagagaacacacaccggAGAGAAACCCTTTGTCTGCGCCATATGCGGGAAAAGTTTTGCCCAATCTGGGAACTTGAGAGTGCATCAGATCAAGCACACTAAAGAGAGACCGTACCCTTGTACTGTCTGTGATAAGGGGTTCACCACCTCTGGGAGTCTGAAGGTGCACATGAGGAGGTTTCATACAGGGGAGAAGCCGTACGTCTGTAGCCTGTGTGGGAAAGGGTTCATTGTACCCAAAGCACTAAAGACACACCAACAGAAACATATGAAAGAGACTACCGTCTAG